A genomic segment from Helicobacteraceae bacterium encodes:
- a CDS encoding helix-turn-helix domain-containing protein, giving the protein MERFLFYAFKYKEETLSRVAAIRRDIPVNVVRRTIKNTSDSAFRLRLMIIEKLLSEPELSLQSVARSLIVNRETVTKCLRLFNDGGLDMLKPKRAGRKEGNPKYDGEIFLELVKTLKKTKEDWSVYRMQDYIREQHEVTVPESTIYYRIAKLGFGKRSRRSA; this is encoded by the coding sequence ATGGAACGGTTTTTGTTTTACGCCTTCAAATACAAGGAGGAAACGTTGAGCCGAGTAGCCGCTATTCGCAGAGATATTCCCGTAAACGTCGTGCGAAGAACAATCAAAAATACGTCAGACAGCGCGTTTCGCTTAAGATTGATGATCATAGAAAAACTGCTTAGCGAGCCGGAGCTTAGCCTCCAGTCCGTCGCGAGATCGCTGATCGTCAATCGCGAAACGGTTACAAAATGCTTGCGTCTATTTAACGACGGCGGGCTTGACATGCTAAAACCAAAACGCGCGGGGCGTAAAGAGGGCAACCCAAAATACGACGGCGAAATTTTTCTGGAGTTGGTAAAAACGCTCAAAAAAACAAAAGAGGACTGGTCGGTTTATCGAATGCAAGACTACATTCGCGAACAGCACGAGGTAACGGTTCCCGAATCAACAATCTACTACCGCATCGCCAAACTAGGCTTCGGCAAGCGATCGCGCAGAAGCGCTTAA